Proteins from one Bos taurus isolate L1 Dominette 01449 registration number 42190680 breed Hereford chromosome 7, ARS-UCD2.0, whole genome shotgun sequence genomic window:
- the OR7A92 gene encoding olfactory receptor family 7 subfamily A member 92 yields the protein MYLITVFGNLLIILAVSSDSHLHTPMYFFLSNLSFADICFTSTIIPKMLWNIQTHSKVITYEGCIIQMYFLLLFGAFDVFLLTMMAYDRYVAICHPLHYMVIMKPQLCGILVLSSFIMSFLYSLMQSLMVVQVSFCTKRVIPHIFCEANLMIKLACSDTFICDMVVYFVSVVLGGGSLGAILYSYSKIIACINGISSAQGKYKAFSTCASHLSVVSLFSCSVLGVYLTSADTHSSHSSVIASVMYSVVTPMLNPFMYSLRNKDIKKALKIFGKETNKELSVLGLKNCH from the coding sequence ATGTACCTGATCACTGTTTTTGGaaacctgctcatcatcctggcTGTCAGCTCagactcccacctccacacccccatgtacttcttcctctccaacctgtcctttGCAGATATCTGTTTCACCTCCACCATCATCCCAAAGATGCTGTGGAACATCCAGACTCACAGCAAAGTCATAACCTATGAAGGCTGCATCATCCAGATGTATTTTTTGTTACTCTTTGGGGCATTTGATGTCTTCCTCCTGACCATGATGGCCTATGATCGGTATGTGGCCATCTGTCACCCTCTGCACTACATGGTCATCATGAAACCCCAGCTCTGTGGTATCCTGGTTCTGTCATCTTTTATTATGAGTTTCCTATATTCCCTGATGCAAAGCTTAATGGTGGTGCAGGTGTCCTTCTGTACAAAGCGGGTAATCCCCCACATTTTCTGTGAAGCCAACTTGATGATCAAACTTGCCTGTTCTGACACCTTCATCTGTGACATGGTGGTATATTTTGTATCAGTGGTGCTGGGTGGTGGTTCCCTTGGTGCTATTCTTTACTCTTACTCTAAGATAATTGCCTGCATAAATGGAATCTCATCAGCTCAGGGGAAGTATAAAGCATTTTCCACCTGTGCATCTCATCTCTCAGTTGTCTCCTTATTTTCTTGTTCAGTCCTGGGAGTGTACCTTACCTCTGCTGATACTCACAGCTCACACTCAAGTGTGATCGCCTCGGTGATGTACAGTgtggtcacacccatgctgaaTCCCTTCATGTACAGTCTCAggaataaagatattaaaaaagctctgaaaatattTGGGAAGGAAACTAATAAAGAGTTAAGTGTCCTGGGGCTGAAGAACTGCCACTGA